In Streptomyces sp. Li-HN-5-11, the sequence CACCCGCACCCGCACCCGCACCCGCACCCGCAATGAGCGCACTGGATCCGGTGGGCGCACCGGACGCATCGGACCCAGTAGGCACAACAGGCGCACCGGACCCGGAGGGTGCACCACGCGCACCGGACCCGGTAGGCGCACCAGGCGCACCGGACCCGGAAGTGGGCGCACTGGGGTCTCCCGCATCTCCCGCACCTGCCGAGGCGGTCGCCCCGCTGATGCGAGGCGTCGCGGTGCTGCACCGGCTGACGGAGGCCGGCGGCACGCTGAGCCCCAGCGCCCTGGAACGGGCCACGGGCCTCGCCCGCTCGACCGTGGACCGCGTCACCGCGACGCTCGCCCGCATGGGATACGTCCGCCTGGACGGCCGTGACGTCGTCCTCACCCCCCGACTGATGGAACTGGGCAACGCCTATCTGGCGGCTCTGCGCCTGCCGGCGCTCCTGAACGCGCGCGCCGACGCCCTCGCCGACGAGTTGGACGAGTCGGTGTCCCTTGCGGTCGGCGACCGGGACGGCATCCGCTTCATCCACCAGGCGACCAGGCGCCGCGCGATGTCACTGAGTTTCCGCATCGGCGACCTCCTCCCCGCCGAACGCACCGCGCCGGGCCCGCTGTTCGCGACGCAGTGGACGGACGGGGACTGGCGACGCTGGCACGAACGCCGGGCGGCCGACCCGGAGGACAGGGGCTTCCCGGCGGTGCCGCCGAGGAACCTCTCGGCGCAGGCGGTGGACGACTTCGAGCAGCGAACGGCCCAAGCGGCCCGGGAGGACTGGTCGTTGGACGACCAGCTGATCGAACCGGGCCTCGTCGCGATCTCCGTCCCCGTGCGCTACCCGGACACCGCCCGGATCGCGTGCGTGGCGAGCGTGGTGAGCCACACGAGCCGCCACTCGGCGGAAGACCTGAGCACCGCGCTGCTCCCGCGCCTGCGGGAGACGGTCACGGCCATGGAACGGGACCTGCGCGAGGCGCCGGCCCCGCAGCCGGCGACGCCCCCCTCCGACCTGGCGACCTGGACGGCGGCATCGAAACAGGAACTGGGCCGCGACTTCATCGAATCCCTGGCCCGCGGCCTGACGGTACTGACCGCCTTCGGCGAGGGCAGGGCGGCGCTGACCCTGGCGGAGGTGGCCAAGGCGACG encodes:
- a CDS encoding IclR family transcriptional regulator C-terminal domain-containing protein, yielding MRGVAVLHRLTEAGGTLSPSALERATGLARSTVDRVTATLARMGYVRLDGRDVVLTPRLMELGNAYLAALRLPALLNARADALADELDESVSLAVGDRDGIRFIHQATRRRAMSLSFRIGDLLPAERTAPGPLFATQWTDGDWRRWHERRAADPEDRGFPAVPPRNLSAQAVDDFEQRTAQAAREDWSLDDQLIEPGLVAISVPVRYPDTARIACVASVVSHTSRHSAEDLSTALLPRLRETVTAMERDLREAPAPQPATPPSDLATWTAASKQELGRDFIESLARGLTVLTAFGEGRAALTLAEVAKATGLARATARRALITYEHLGLVTQSATNRTFTPTPRVLSLGFPPLSRTSLPRIAQPHLEDLAAEVNESASLAVLTPSGEEIQYTARAATARIMSANITVGTRQPARATAPGQVLLSDTTPEAVAAQGYALVDEELEQGLRSLAVPIHDRTGHVVAAASVAMHAARHTHEQCVAELLPALRTTATRIETDLHMAAHFTQVPLT